Within Anopheles nili chromosome 3, idAnoNiliSN_F5_01, whole genome shotgun sequence, the genomic segment TCACTGCTGTCCAGGATGGGAAATAGAAACactaattttgaaaattgaaacagcTCCTGGCGTGCTAGCGAAGGACGACTAACATTCCATCGGAGAACGCTCTTTTTTATCCGTGCGCTTAATCCATGAACGCCGGAAATGAATGTGACAAATCGGCACATTTgatctttgtttgtttgcttgtttgtttgttttttacacCAGTAAATGTCTGTAAAACTCGTTTTTGATAGATGTATAAAAACTGTGATAATTAAGTGTATATAAAAAAGGAGCCAGGAGCCGAGCAGAGAAGTGGAGCCGGGGGGAGGAAACCGGGCTCGAGAAAagcaggaaagcaaaaaacgcTTGAAATGGTACGGGAAAACTCATGAGGCGctccgacaaaaaaaaatctttaacaaaacacaaacaaacagtgACAATTGTGCAAAATCTTTGAAAAGCGATCAATcgaaacacaaacatacaGCAGATACAAACGTGAAGAACAGTTTAGCTCGTAAGCGAATcggatgaagaaaatgaaaaggacGAGGAAAAGCAGGAACGGTTGCGCTGCTAAACAGATAGCTCATTTTCTGTTTGTGAGAAGATGATCGAATACAGAGCATGTAAGTGGAAATTCGATGATTGGCAATGCCACAACTCGAGAGCAATTTAGGAAACGAAAATTGCGCTAACGTGACGTGAATCATCGGAAATGGAAACACGTCGAAAGCTGAAGGAAACGCAGCACCAGTACAATTACATACGGGCAGGATTTATCCACACAAACCATCGGTCCGTATCGGCGGAGTTTCCTGTGAGCAGAGCAGTGCGAGCGTAGACGAAAACACGCCAAACAGAGCGTGAATACTTTATTTGTAATGTAAAAAACTATGTTAAAAGTACTTTTTTGATGAATAAATCACTTATTAGTATAAATATCTATCAGTCTCTCGATGGGAGGAtgacaatttaaaaaattataaatgaaacAATGACCTTGTGATGGAAACGAAAGGACCTACTCGAAGGAGATGTTTCGGTACACATTTTTGTAACACACGTTTATTAATTCAAATTCCTAAAACTAAGCTTTTTACAACGACCTTACGTTTTACCGTGCTCCTTCGTTCAATGGTGTCTTCCGTCAAACTGCGATCTTCCTTGATTAGACCAAGATCGCTGCCGGCTAACTCCCTGGCTATCATGTGATGTGCTTCGACCAAATGGCATGTATGACGCTGGCGGTGGTCTCATCTGCTGCTGTTCAAACCCGAACGAATCCAAGCTACCTTTCTCCTTGGTCAGCAGATACTGTGGAGGCGGAGTTGGCTGCGGATAGAGCGCCTCCTCTGAGTTGGGTGGGAAAGTAACTGGACCATTTCCCGGATTGGGGAACTCTACCGGGCTCATCGGTGGTGGAACCGGAGGGATGAACCCGTATGGTGATGGCGTTGGAACGGGATACATCTCGTAGTTCTTGTCAGAAGGTCCGAACGAGTCGAACAACACTGGACCGGTTTCCGCCGATGGTGGTTCGAAATCGTGCCGCAGAGGTCGCGATGTTGGCTGGAACGGCTTGGCCGTATAGCGAAGAGCCTGTTCGTTCTCCCATATTTGTCGGCTGACGATCTGATTGAACTCGAGCGTTTCGGCAGgataccgcggtaccgggtactCAGGCCAATCCTCGACTTCACCATCGGACAACGCGTGAACACCGTGGCCACCGTAGTTTTCACCACCATCCACTTGTCTGTCATCATACGTGCTGTATTCAGAAGGTGCTTCGAAGGCGGAGTAGTGTTTGGGTGTATCGTATTCGTTATAAGGATGATAATAACTGGGCGAATAGGACGGGTAGGACGGATCGTACGACGGTGGAGCGGGAGGGGAGTACGATCGGTAATGTGATGGtggcgacggtggtggtggtggtggtggtgggggtggtggtggtgatttaTAGTACGACGAAGAAGCAGGGTAGTAATTGAAGTCGTAGCTGTCAAACTGACAGCTAGAATAGCTCGGTTCGGAGAAGCTGCGCGAGGACTCGAAACGCTTTGGTGGAGGATCCACGGTGAtcatgggtggtggtggcggtggaggtgctGGTCGTGaaggtgctggtggtggtggtggtggtggtggtggtggtggtggaggaggtgcCGGTGGAGATGGCGGCGCAGGTGCTGGCTCTGCGTTTGAACTATGCGCAGGACTCACAGGACCTACTGGAGCGCCATCGAACaggttcggtggtggtgttagtGGGTGTTCCGGAAAGGGCGTCATAGGAGGTGCTTCTGGTTCCGGTGGAGGCATCGGTGGTGGCGACTGTGGATCGTGGGAAGGTTCCATCGGTTCTTGTGAAGGGTCCGACGAAACCGGAAGTGGTGGTTCTGCTGATTTGGCTTTCGAATCCGGTCTAGGATACGGTGGTGGATAGGCAGAGCCGTGATAGGGTCGGTGCTGCTGGTAGTGCGTCGGAGGAGGTCTTCGGAAGGGATGCTTTTTTGCGTTCTTATTACGATTCGTCCACACGGACACATCCATCGGAGCGGCGTTTCCAAACTTGTGCTTGTTACCCTCCGGTATGGCCGCACGGTATCCTTCAGGATCATCGTATCCTTCGTAGTGACCACCTCCGTGACAGGATGGTTCGGGAAGCTTTCCTTTCTGAAAGGTGAGAAAAAACGATTTACTTGGCATGGTTTCATTTCCCACacaccagagggcgccactttGAAATACTTACGATCACCACGTGGAACTTCATGTGCTTGTCGTGGAACTTCTTGTGCTTCTTGTGCTTGTGTTTCTTCTCCTTGTGCTTCTTTCCTTTGCAGCAGATCAGCTCTTTTCCACCGTGTCCATAACCTTCGTCCTCGTGCCCGTAAtcctcaccatcaccatcgtaATACCCGCCGTAGCCTGCTCCGTGGTCGTAACCGTGATGCTTCTCATAACAGGACATCGAATGGCAACCACGTGGGACTCGATTGTTGTCAACAACAGGTCCTTGGAAGTCACACTGCACGTCCATGTGGTGGCATAGCTGTTTCACTTTCGCAGTGCAATTAATGCCTGAGGAGTTTGAAAATTGGTGGATCACAAATAGGCCTTTTTACTGCACATCCTGCAGGACTATCGCTGCTCTAGGGGCACCGACTTACCTCCTATGCTTTCTGGTGGAAACTCGCAGCTGCATTGGCACACGTTTTCGCTCATCAGCTGTCCGCTGCATTGGCACTCGCCACACAGCTTCTCGCAGAGCTGCTGTGGGCTAACGGAGCCAATCTCACTAAGCTCCAGCCCGCCCAGTTGTTCGTAAGCTCCGACCAAGTTCTCAGTCTGGTTGGCCGAAGTacacaccgccagcaggagcGCAATGGCGCACGCGCCGGCCATATTCCGAAACTCCATGGCTCGGTTCTGATACAGCGTGATGGCTAACGGGCTGTATTTAACCAGAATCCAGGCCAAACCGTCTTAAGCGCCTACGGCTCCGATTACAGGCCCATCTGCGGGACTCATCTGCGGCCTTGGTTCAGGACAGCTGAGCTTTTCGTTACGAAAGgtcggaaaactttcgccatGCCAGGCGGCAGCGCTGCAGCGTCAGCTTGCAGCTCAGGAATGCGTCAAATCGTCGCGTTGCGTTGCTGCTGACTCATGACTGCGTTGTCACGGGTAGCAAAGGTAGAACGAAGCATGGGTAACCACGAGACGAATGAACTGTGTGTTGAAAACATGTGCGATCttggcgcctccatcgttgGTGTTAACGAAGAGCAAGCACACAACCGACATGTGATATGCTCAAAACGAAAGctgcaaaaaagcaccaaattGTCTTATCTTTTTGGAAAATGGTGGTTGAACGACAAATCGATCTAAAGCATAGGCGTTTTCTCAAGATATTGAACCATTTATGATATATAATAAGTAGATATGAACGCAATAATATTCGCATAATAATTAGGCACTTTTTCAAcagataatattttataacgtTTAACAGAAATATAATTTGACCTTTGTATACATTTCTGTTGGATTTCCATATAAACATAGCAAAatcatttgaatattcaaaagAAGTATAGCTTCAAAATGATAAGCTTAATCAATACATCTTTCTTATAGTTTTCCATGCGTAAAACAATTCCTCATTGCTAGTAAGCTAGGCTTAGAAATGATAGTCTTTTCGAtaacttttattttctcaaatAATTTAAGATTAGCACAAACTCAAACGTATGTATTTTTCACTGTTGctcatttattttatccttCTTCCCGACCAACACCTGCCGCGTGTTTTCGCTTCTCTTCCACGAAACGTGTGCTCCTCGGCCCATGCGAGCCCTCAAAGAAGCCAACTGACGAATATCACGTGCAAATCGTGCTCCTTTGGGTGTCAGAATAAGGATGTCATTATCAATGCCGACTCGTAGCTCTTCCTTCCGTATCATCGACAAACACTCCGTCTCTGTTGTATAAAATGGAGAATTCAATGTACCACTCGGGGACGCATTTAATCCGCAGGCATTACTTACTGTCGTTGTCCTCGGccgtgcaaaaacaaatgcacttCTCTCCAAGGTTCTTTCCAGCACATCCGCAATGATCGCAGGCGGCTTCACAGGGAACGCCCCGGACGATGTGGTTGTCCTGTAGCCGCAATCCGTCACATGATCGTGGGAATGAGGATCGTCTCCGATCGAAAGATGGAATCCCACGAGCTTCCACCAGTCCAATAAGCGGCAGTaccagcaccaacaacaaagCCACAAGGACCATCCATCGGATTCTCCAAACGCACGTGCATCGATTTACTTGACCCATAATTCCCGGTGCTGTGACGGTTGAAGCTGACCCTCGCG encodes:
- the LOC128724944 gene encoding uncharacterized protein LOC128724944; translation: MAGACAIALLLAVCTSANQTENLVGAYEQLGGLELSEIGSVSPQQLCEKLCGECQCSGQLMSENVCQCSCEFPPESIGGINCTAKVKQLCHHMDVQCDFQGPVVDNNRVPRGCHSMSCYEKHHGYDHGAGYGGYYDGDGEDYGHEDEGYGHGGKELICCKGKKHKEKKHKHKKHKKFHDKHMKFHVVIKGKLPEPSCHGGGHYEGYDDPEGYRAAIPEGNKHKFGNAAPMDVSVWTNRNKNAKKHPFRRPPPTHYQQHRPYHGSAYPPPYPRPDSKAKSAEPPLPVSSDPSQEPMEPSHDPQSPPPMPPPEPEAPPMTPFPEHPLTPPPNLFDGAPVGPVSPAHSSNAEPAPAPPSPPAPPPPPPPPPPPPPPAPSRPAPPPPPPPMITVDPPPKRFESSRSFSEPSYSSCQFDSYDFNYYPASSSYYKSPPPPPPPPPPPPSPPSHYRSYSPPAPPSYDPSYPSYSPSYYHPYNEYDTPKHYSAFEAPSEYSTYDDRQVDGGENYGGHGVHALSDGEVEDWPEYPVPRYPAETLEFNQIVSRQIWENEQALRYTAKPFQPTSRPLRHDFEPPSAETGPVLFDSFGPSDKNYEMYPVPTPSPYGFIPPVPPPMSPVEFPNPGNGPVTFPPNSEEALYPQPTPPPQYLLTKEKGSLDSFGFEQQQMRPPPASYMPFGRSTSHDSQGVSRQRSWSNQGRSQFDGRHH